One stretch of Diabrotica undecimpunctata isolate CICGRU chromosome 5, icDiaUnde3, whole genome shotgun sequence DNA includes these proteins:
- the LOC140441856 gene encoding uncharacterized protein isoform X1: MIVAFGNPLLDTIVTVKDTTLIQKYDLPIDSQKEVPLYLLKQLLQDVKDMETTCAAGGCAQNTLRVFQWFTGKVHEAFMIGSVGNDEKGSLVKSLMEADGVKTEYIVQNIPTGATVCLVDGSQRSLVANVGAAEYFKVEQIRRTNIRSIMYDADLAYIEGFFLTKREEAAKYVLDCCNTLKLMVAFNISGVYVCDMVPDTLQYFVEHCDIIFGNKREFEAVAKLMKFSTVKELIQKILKNSIYKLQKVHGNIVVITDGANPGQCHHGEGEYFEFHVMDVEEDKFKDSIGAGDAFVGGFLAGLLEKKPLDWCATLGCYTANEIIRQTGCTLPKRPPVFDLNVIH, encoded by the exons ATGATTGTGGCATTTGGAAACCCATTATTGGATACGATAGTTACAGTAAAAGATACAACTCTTATTCAAAAATATGATCTTCCCATAGACAGCCAAAAGGAGGTACCACTTTATCTCTTGAAACAGCTGTTGCAGGATGTTAAGGATATGGAGACAACTTGTGCAGCAG GTGGTTGTGCACAAAACACTTTACGAGTATTTCAGTGGTTTACTGGAAAAGTCCATGAAGCATTTATGATTGGTTCAGTTGGCAATGATGAGAAGGGGTCTCTAGTAAAATCTTTAATGGAGGCAGATGGTGTTAAAACAGAATATATTGTGCAAAATATTCCAACCGGAGCAACAGTTTGTTTAGTTGATGGCAGTCAAAGATCCCTAGTAGCTAATGTGGGTGCTGCTGAATACTTTAAAGTAGAGCAAATCAGACGTACAAATATAAGGTCTATTATGTATGATGCAGATTTAGCATATATAGAGGGTTTTTTCTTGACGAAGCGAGAAGAAGCAGCTAAATATGTGCTGGATTGTTGTAATACTCTGAAACTGATGGTTGCATTTAATATTTCTGGAGTGTATGTTTGTGATATGGTACCAGACactttacaatattttgttgaacATTGCGATATAATTTTCGGTAATAAGCGTGAGTTTGAAGCTGttgcaaaattaatgaaatttagCACTGTCAAAGAACTTAttcaaaaaatactaaaaaacagTATATACAAACTACAAAAAGTGCATGGTAACATTGTTGTAATAACCGATGGAGCAAATCCAGGGCAATGTCATCATGGAGAAGGAGAATACTTTGAATTCCATGTGATGGATGTTgaagaagataaatttaaagattCCATAGGTGCAGGGGATGCCTTTGTTGGAGGATTCTTAGCTGGATTGCTGGAAAAGAAACCACTTGACTGGTGTGCTACTTTAGGATGCTACACTGCTAATGAAATTATTAGGCAAACAGGGTGTACTTTACCAAAAAGGCCTCCTGTATTTGATCTTAATGTTATTCATTAA
- the LOC140441856 gene encoding uncharacterized protein isoform X2 has translation MMEWKGGCAQNTLRVFQWFTGKVHEAFMIGSVGNDEKGSLVKSLMEADGVKTEYIVQNIPTGATVCLVDGSQRSLVANVGAAEYFKVEQIRRTNIRSIMYDADLAYIEGFFLTKREEAAKYVLDCCNTLKLMVAFNISGVYVCDMVPDTLQYFVEHCDIIFGNKREFEAVAKLMKFSTVKELIQKILKNSIYKLQKVHGNIVVITDGANPGQCHHGEGEYFEFHVMDVEEDKFKDSIGAGDAFVGGFLAGLLEKKPLDWCATLGCYTANEIIRQTGCTLPKRPPVFDLNVIH, from the exons ATGATGGAGTGGAAag GTGGTTGTGCACAAAACACTTTACGAGTATTTCAGTGGTTTACTGGAAAAGTCCATGAAGCATTTATGATTGGTTCAGTTGGCAATGATGAGAAGGGGTCTCTAGTAAAATCTTTAATGGAGGCAGATGGTGTTAAAACAGAATATATTGTGCAAAATATTCCAACCGGAGCAACAGTTTGTTTAGTTGATGGCAGTCAAAGATCCCTAGTAGCTAATGTGGGTGCTGCTGAATACTTTAAAGTAGAGCAAATCAGACGTACAAATATAAGGTCTATTATGTATGATGCAGATTTAGCATATATAGAGGGTTTTTTCTTGACGAAGCGAGAAGAAGCAGCTAAATATGTGCTGGATTGTTGTAATACTCTGAAACTGATGGTTGCATTTAATATTTCTGGAGTGTATGTTTGTGATATGGTACCAGACactttacaatattttgttgaacATTGCGATATAATTTTCGGTAATAAGCGTGAGTTTGAAGCTGttgcaaaattaatgaaatttagCACTGTCAAAGAACTTAttcaaaaaatactaaaaaacagTATATACAAACTACAAAAAGTGCATGGTAACATTGTTGTAATAACCGATGGAGCAAATCCAGGGCAATGTCATCATGGAGAAGGAGAATACTTTGAATTCCATGTGATGGATGTTgaagaagataaatttaaagattCCATAGGTGCAGGGGATGCCTTTGTTGGAGGATTCTTAGCTGGATTGCTGGAAAAGAAACCACTTGACTGGTGTGCTACTTTAGGATGCTACACTGCTAATGAAATTATTAGGCAAACAGGGTGTACTTTACCAAAAAGGCCTCCTGTATTTGATCTTAATGTTATTCATTAA